GCCGGCCCCTGGCCACACTGGACACGCTGGCCGGTTCCGGCTTCTTCTTTCCCTTTCATTACTCGCTGCACCTGAAATGGAACGATCTCGGCTACTGGCTGGTGGGTCTGGCCGGCATGGCGATGCTGGCGCTGCTGGTCAGCGGTGTGGTGATCCACCGTAAGCTGATCGGCGAGTTCTTCGTATTCCGCCCGCGCAAGCGGCTGCAGCGCGCCAACCTCGATCTGCACAATCTCACAGGCGTGCTGGCGCTGCCGTTTCACTTCGTGGTGACCCTGTCGGGCCTGATCATCTTCTTCAATATCTATTTCCCACAGGCCGCGACCCTGGCCTACAGCGAGGCAAGCGCGCCCAACGCCACCTTCGTCGAAGAGGGCTTCGGCCGCTACCGACGGCCGGCCAGTGGCGAATCGGCCGAGCTGGCGCCACTGGGACCCATGCTGGCGCGCGCACGGGCGGCCTGGGGGGGCGACGGTCCGGGCCAGCTGCGCATCTGGCACCCGGGGGATGCCAATGCCTATGTCGAGCTGCGCCGCAGCACGTCGCGGATGGTGCGCATGAATCGCGATCAGTTGTACTTCGACGGTGTCAGCGGCGAGCTGTTGCACCGGTTCGAGGCTGCGCCCCTGATGCGGGCCCAGCGCTTCATCGCCGGAATGCATTTCATTCAGTTCGATCACTGGCCGCTGCGCTGGCTGTATTTTCTCGGTGGCCTGTCCGGCTGCGTAATGATCGCCACCGGCTTCATCTTCTGGCTGGAGGCCCGGCGCCGTCGCCATGCCCGGCAGGGACGCAGCGGGGTGCGTCTGGTCGAGGGGCTGACCATCGGGTCGGTGACCGGCATTATGATCGCCACCCTGGCCTTCTTTGTTGCCAACCGGCTGCTGCCGAGCGAAGCGACCGTGGCCGGCGTCGAGCGCGCCGCCCTGGAGGTATGG
This sequence is a window from Thiohalobacter thiocyanaticus. Protein-coding genes within it:
- a CDS encoding PepSY-associated TM helix domain-containing protein: MHRSFRESMRWLHTWAGLVLGALLLAIFWTGTLSVFDKEIDRWMMPATRLAPADTVALEPALATARRIAPDAPNLRFMLPSERAAQLRLFYTDAAGELVFRDLDPRTGRPLATLDTLAGSGFFFPFHYSLHLKWNDLGYWLVGLAGMAMLALLVSGVVIHRKLIGEFFVFRPRKRLQRANLDLHNLTGVLALPFHFVVTLSGLIIFFNIYFPQAATLAYSEASAPNATFVEEGFGRYRRPASGESAELAPLGPMLARARAAWGGDGPGQLRIWHPGDANAYVELRRSTSRMVRMNRDQLYFDGVSGELLHRFEAAPLMRAQRFIAGMHFIQFDHWPLRWLYFLGGLSGCVMIATGFIFWLEARRRRHARQGRSGVRLVEGLTIGSVTGIMIATLAFFVANRLLPSEATVAGVERAALEVWVFLLAWLAALIQAAWRGGRAWREQSLAIAGLALLAVALNAVTTGDHLLRTLAAGDGAVAGIDLMLLTAAALAAWMTRRLRPGRRVTTAGREQRRG